A single window of Salvia splendens isolate huo1 chromosome 6, SspV2, whole genome shotgun sequence DNA harbors:
- the LOC121809193 gene encoding putative glycosyltransferase 7 encodes MPKRSIAASLGSALFRLGSGALVVFTFVYTFWSAFTTPPTPTLAASLRNFYDDPNLSYALGSSPPMKGWNEKRQEWLKQHPSFAPGAPTRIVMVTGSQPGPCKNPIGDHLPLKLFKNKVDYCRRHGIDIFYNNALLHPQMFSFWAKTAAVRAAMLAHPEAEWIWWVDSDAAFTDMDFLPPLPRYHRHNMVVHGWAHLLKEKHTWTGINAGVFLLRNSQWALDFLKVWASMGPQSPDYAKWGQTLSSVFKDKIFPESDDQSGLIYLYLKEKWGEKIYVEDEYYFEGYWLDIVPTIENVTARYTEIERNVAALRRRHAEKVSEGYGRVWEEQLKGRGGLRRPFVTHFTGCQPCSGDHNRMYSGESCSDAMTKALTFADNQVLRNYGFMHTDLKDPSTANPLPFDFPA; translated from the coding sequence ATGCCGAAGCGGAGCATAGCAGCGTCGCTCGGCTCCGCCCTGTTCCGCCTCGGCAGCGGCGCTCTTGTGGTGTTCACGTTTGTGTACACCTTCTGGTCAGCCTTCACCACACCCCCCACCCCCACTCTCGCCGCCTCCCTCCGCAACTTCTACGACGACCCGAACCTCAGCTACGCGCTCGGGTCGTCGCCTCCGATGAAGGGGTGGAACGAAAAGAGGCAAGAGTGGCTTAAGCAGCACCCCTCCTTCGCACCCGGAGCTCCGACCCGGATCGTGATGGTGACCGGGTCGCAGCCGGGGCCGTGCAAGAACCCAATCGGAGACCACCTCCCCCTGAAGCTGTTCAAGAACAAGGTGGACTACTGCCGGCGCCACGGCATCGACATCTTCTACAACAACGCCCTCCTCCACCCTCAAATGTTCTCCTTCTGGGCCAAGACggccgccgtccgcgccgccaTGCTGGCCCACCCGGAGGCCGAGTGGATCTGGTGGGTCGACTCCGACGCCGCCTTTACCGACATGGACTTCCTCCCTCCCCTCCCCCGCTACCACCGCCACAACATGGTCGTCCACGGCTGGGCCCACCTCCTCAAAGAGAAACACACGTGGACAGGGATCAACGCAGGAGTATTCCTCCTGCGCAACTCCCAGTGGGCCCTGGACTTCCTCAAAGTGTGGGCCAGCATGGGCCCACAGTCTCCGGACTACGCGAAATGGGGCCAAACCCTAAGCTCGGTCTTCAAGGACAAGATCTTCCCGGAGTCTGATGATCAATCCGGCCTCATCTACTTGTACCTAAAGGAGAAGTGGGGTGAAAAAATCTACGTGGAGGATGAGTACTATTTCGAAGGGTATTGGCTTGATATTGTCCCGACTATCGAGAATGTAACGGCGAGGTACACAGAGATCGAGAGGAATGTGGCGGCGCTGAGGAGGAGGCATGCGGAGAAGGTGAGCGAGGGGTACGGTAGGGTGTGGGAGGAGCAGCTTAAGGGGAGGGGGGGCTTGCGGAGGCCGTTCGTCACGCACTTCACCGGATGCCAGCcctgcagtggggaccataaccgGATGTATTCGGGCGAGAGCTGCTCTGATGCCATGACGAAGGCGCTGACATTTGCGGATAATCAAGTGCTTAGGAATTATGGGTTCATGCACACGGATCTAAAGGATCCCTCCACTGCTAATCCACTTCCATTTGATTTTCCTGCCTGA
- the LOC121809194 gene encoding alpha-1,3-arabinosyltransferase XAT3-like: MIDMIKDAGFQVLVVKRSKLASNIEKFSRLINSCSVLLGAHGAGLTNEIFLPTGAVMIQVELLSTEWASNTYYGDTARAMGVRYLRYRIDRDESSLVKLYGRNSSVVTDPGSVFIQRGLIPARIIYLDQQNVRINLARFRETIVEALSIVTDSFAR; encoded by the coding sequence ATGATCGACATGATCAAGGACGCCGGGTTCCAGGTACTCGTGGTTAAACGGTCGAAACTCGCGTCGAACATCGAGAAATTCTCGCGGCTAATAAACTCGTGTAGCGTGCTGCTCGGCGCCCACGGCGCCGGGCTCACGAACGAGATATTCCTGCCCACGGGAGCCGTGATGATCCAAGTGGAACTTCTCAGCACCGAGTGGGCTTCCAACACGTACTACGGCGACACGGCCCGAGCCATGGGCGTGCGTTACTTGCGCTACCGGATCGACCGCGACGAGAGCTCGCTGGTTAAGCTGTACGGCCGCAACAGCTCGGTCGTAACCGATCCGGGATCGGTGTTCATACAACGTGGTCTCATACCAGCGAGAATTATATATCTTGATCAACAGAATGTAAGAATCAATCTAGCTCGATTTAGGGAGACGATCGTTGAAGCGCTTAGTATTGTTACGGATTCATTTGCTAGATAA